In Paenibacillus sp. BIC5C1, a genomic segment contains:
- a CDS encoding DUF4317 domain-containing protein, whose protein sequence is MNKKEVAHIRKQFKMDHDLLNIYDILNVYITKETNEIYHWERHPFELVDREKQELYMGNFKKLLTGELDQKLFELRFQEQAEEPAQVMLHQALVTGDPEEWQDLMLLLVERMLADAKYERDMVVTFVRGQYYLPTKARNDEAEESEKNEVFAHPFILCSVNSTEKQRKTLLFDYVEREFKYNVIVDPVVKLSTPEQGFLYPSVTDNYSDVNRVLYCTGKSNFPDPHFVENVLNGERSVTALEERAIFEDIVKEVAGEQLDSATIAHVYEEINRVIEINEESHEEEPPKLDYKDLERVLTASGVEDLTSEKVERAFETIVDNKNYEMKATSVMPKFTSKSIKIETKVATISVSPQDLRYVKQVNFQGRRCIMIEVDEDVVIEGFTLTTEVL, encoded by the coding sequence ATGAATAAAAAAGAAGTCGCGCATATACGCAAACAGTTTAAGATGGATCATGATCTACTGAATATTTACGATATTCTCAACGTGTATATTACAAAAGAAACGAACGAGATTTATCATTGGGAGCGACATCCGTTTGAACTGGTGGATAGAGAGAAGCAGGAGCTGTACATGGGCAATTTCAAAAAATTGCTGACAGGCGAGCTGGATCAGAAATTGTTTGAGCTGAGGTTCCAGGAGCAAGCGGAGGAGCCGGCTCAGGTGATGCTTCACCAAGCATTGGTAACAGGAGATCCGGAGGAGTGGCAGGACCTGATGCTTCTGTTGGTGGAACGAATGTTGGCAGATGCCAAGTATGAACGGGATATGGTGGTCACGTTTGTTCGTGGACAGTATTACTTGCCTACCAAGGCTCGAAACGATGAAGCGGAAGAGAGCGAGAAAAACGAAGTGTTCGCACATCCATTCATTCTGTGCAGTGTGAATTCCACGGAGAAGCAGCGGAAAACACTTTTGTTTGATTACGTGGAGAGAGAATTTAAGTACAATGTCATTGTAGATCCAGTTGTCAAATTAAGCACGCCAGAGCAAGGGTTTCTGTACCCCAGCGTGACGGACAACTACTCCGATGTAAACCGTGTTCTGTATTGCACGGGAAAATCCAATTTCCCGGACCCGCATTTTGTTGAAAATGTGTTGAATGGAGAAAGGTCTGTGACAGCACTGGAAGAACGGGCGATCTTCGAAGATATCGTGAAGGAAGTTGCCGGTGAACAGCTCGACTCAGCCACAATTGCACATGTGTACGAGGAGATCAACCGGGTTATCGAAATTAACGAAGAGTCACATGAAGAAGAACCTCCGAAGCTGGATTATAAAGATCTGGAACGTGTGCTGACCGCAAGCGGTGTAGAGGATCTGACATCGGAGAAAGTGGAACGTGCATTTGAAACCATCGTCGACAACAAGAATTATGAAATGAAAGCGACCAGTGTTATGCCGAAGTTTACATCCAAGTCCATTAAGATTGAAACCAAAGTGGCTACGATTTCGGTTAGCCCACAAGACTTGAGATATGTGAAACAAGTAAATTTTCAAGGCAGACGGTGTATCATGATTGAAGTGGATGAAGATGTTGTAATTGAAGGGTTTACGCTTACGACAGAGGTACTGTAG
- a CDS encoding AraC family transcriptional regulator codes for MPRKKQPIIEYRHYSLPIHFPILLLSGERWKISDIKSEHLHFHNHLEIGICHSDSGIMEIKGESVPFKAGDVTFIPRYLPHTTYSTPNEASLWSYLFFSPEDLFQQSFKNSAYSNFQPNLKAIKGLNCILNREEHPKIYNLATSVVEELKQKNPLYQESAYGLLLSLYIELLRIHSRNEPLADQETQHNLKGDLVISPVLEYITKNYMSPITIDYLADLCHLSTTHFRRKFHDIMGTAPLDFLNSTRIEEACKQLKSTDASILSISEQVGFQSISSFNRCFSKLMGKSPKEWRKGAQSEVQSAKASILEITGWM; via the coding sequence GTGCCCAGAAAAAAGCAGCCCATTATTGAATATCGCCACTACAGCTTGCCGATCCACTTTCCTATTCTGCTGCTAAGCGGTGAACGTTGGAAGATCTCCGATATCAAAAGTGAACATCTTCATTTCCACAACCATCTGGAGATTGGCATTTGCCATTCGGATAGCGGCATTATGGAGATCAAAGGTGAATCGGTACCTTTTAAAGCCGGTGACGTAACCTTTATCCCCAGATATCTTCCTCATACAACATATAGTACACCCAATGAAGCCAGCTTATGGTCTTATCTCTTCTTCTCGCCCGAGGACCTCTTTCAACAGTCGTTTAAGAACAGTGCCTACAGTAACTTTCAGCCCAATTTGAAGGCAATTAAGGGATTGAACTGCATTTTAAACAGGGAGGAACATCCGAAGATTTATAACCTTGCGACATCTGTCGTAGAAGAATTGAAGCAGAAAAATCCTCTTTATCAGGAAAGCGCCTATGGCCTATTGTTATCCCTTTATATCGAACTCCTGCGAATCCATTCCCGGAATGAACCTTTGGCAGATCAAGAAACGCAGCATAATCTAAAAGGTGATCTTGTTATTTCTCCGGTGCTGGAGTATATCACCAAAAACTATATGTCGCCCATAACCATCGATTATCTCGCTGATCTGTGCCATCTGAGCACCACACATTTTCGCAGGAAATTTCATGACATTATGGGAACCGCACCTCTGGATTTCCTGAACAGCACCCGGATTGAAGAAGCCTGCAAGCAATTAAAAAGCACGGACGCTTCCATTCTTTCCATCTCTGAACAAGTCGGTTTTCAGTCCATTTCCAGCTTCAATCGTTGCTTCTCCAAACTTATGGGTAAATCGCCGAAAGAATGGCGCAAAGGTGCACAGTCCGAAGTGCAATCTGCGAAAGCCTCCATTTTGGAGATTACAGGGTGGATGTAG
- a CDS encoding glycoside hydrolase family 88/105 protein — protein sequence MLQVKYDREEILNVIDNVTKKTLAMDLTWDWPCGVAYYGVSRAYQTTGNQEYLDRLVQWADEYIELGLPDWTVNTCAMGHMLITLYEETGNQKYWDIVTSKVDYLQNHALRFGDNVLQHTVSISNDFPEQAWADTLFMAAFFLLRVGSKLKDQDMIQDALNQYYWHIKYLQDPSSGFWYHGYNNVNKDHMSGLYWGRANAWGAYTMSQVKPQLKDWYLYPQCMDVECSLRDQLASLKLVQTENGLWRTVLDDEESYEEVSASAGIAAAMINNGNPLHTKYVQKALEGILDNISEDGRVLGVSGGTAVMKDRDGYRNIPKDWIQGWGQGLALAFLSDMLK from the coding sequence ATGCTTCAAGTGAAATATGACAGGGAAGAAATTTTAAACGTTATTGATAACGTTACGAAAAAAACATTGGCGATGGATTTAACGTGGGATTGGCCTTGCGGTGTGGCATATTATGGTGTATCCAGAGCTTACCAAACGACAGGCAATCAAGAGTACTTGGACAGGCTTGTCCAATGGGCGGATGAATACATCGAGCTGGGCTTGCCGGACTGGACCGTAAATACATGTGCGATGGGCCATATGCTGATTACTTTATATGAAGAAACAGGGAACCAGAAATACTGGGATATTGTAACGAGCAAGGTGGATTATCTTCAAAATCATGCGCTTAGATTCGGAGATAACGTGCTGCAGCATACCGTATCCATTTCTAATGATTTTCCCGAGCAGGCATGGGCGGATACCTTGTTTATGGCGGCATTTTTCCTGCTCCGTGTAGGAAGCAAATTAAAGGATCAGGACATGATCCAGGATGCTCTGAATCAATATTACTGGCATATTAAATACCTTCAAGATCCGAGCAGCGGTTTCTGGTACCACGGGTACAATAACGTTAACAAGGACCATATGTCCGGATTGTATTGGGGCAGAGCGAACGCCTGGGGCGCTTACACCATGTCACAAGTAAAACCACAGTTGAAGGACTGGTATCTATATCCACAGTGCATGGACGTGGAGTGTTCGCTGCGGGATCAACTGGCATCTCTGAAGCTCGTTCAGACAGAGAATGGCTTATGGCGGACAGTTCTGGATGATGAGGAGTCGTATGAAGAGGTGTCGGCTTCCGCCGGTATTGCAGCAGCCATGATCAATAACGGTAATCCGCTACATACCAAATATGTGCAAAAGGCATTGGAAGGCATTCTGGACAACATTAGTGAAGATGGACGTGTGCTTGGTGTATCTGGTGGTACGGCCGTGATGAAGGATCGGGATGGATATCGCAATATTCCAAAAGATTGGATTCAGGGCTGGGGTCAGGGCCTGGCACTCGCTTTCCTGTCCGACATGTTGAAATAG
- the gnpA gene encoding 1,3-beta-galactosyl-N-acetylhexosamine phosphorylase, which translates to MSKPIKGSFTLPGESGYEALTLELAERWGADVIRDSDGTQLSDEIINAGYGIYSTICIIRDHNEWAFRNQDKLQQCFLITNPKVAVQDYVSFYLMEDFFAEQFKVNDSKEAFKYWQVFDRTTGEEVPRGQWNYERESGHVVITGIVPWHKYTVSFMAYRIWEEISMYNHTTNHWDKEHLMQIDPIYSETQTYLLDWMENWCRQHPETTVVRFTSLFYNFAWIWGSDERNRHLFSDWGSYDFTVSSRALDLFAKKFGYSLSAEDFVNGGKYRVSHIPAQQRKLDWMAFINDFVIEFGKKLIDIVHNHGKLAYVFYDDSWVGMEPYNDRFQEFGFDGMIKCVFSGYEARMCSGVNVDTHEIRLHPYLFPVGLGGLPTFKEGGDPTLDAKKYWINIRRALLREPIDRIGLGGYLHLVEPYPHFCEYIEKIADEFREIKELHHEGKPYQIKTKVAVLHSWGKLRSWTLSGHFHETYMHDLIHVNEALSGLPIEVQFIDFEDIRQGVLQHIDVVINAGSAGSAWSGGEHWNDHQCVDLLTQWVYEGGTFIGINQPSAVEGYDSFFRMAHVLGVNEDTGARVVHGKWTYETRDEHGLLPEGAKITPKNNIYLTDGTAAVVDETDGMITLSAHDFGKGKGIYLPSFEFSWENTRLLLNLIRFAGHEFHDSKYITDNLFTECTYYPESKILVVINNSDQVQTTTIDTDYGKQTLELAPYDTVITKIGVTKSMSS; encoded by the coding sequence TTGTCCAAACCAATCAAAGGCTCCTTTACGCTACCCGGCGAATCCGGTTATGAGGCACTGACTTTGGAACTTGCCGAACGGTGGGGTGCCGATGTCATTCGTGACAGTGACGGCACACAATTATCCGATGAAATTATCAATGCGGGGTATGGCATTTATTCGACCATCTGCATCATCCGGGATCATAACGAGTGGGCATTCCGCAATCAAGATAAATTGCAGCAATGTTTTTTAATTACAAATCCGAAGGTAGCTGTACAAGATTATGTATCGTTCTATCTGATGGAGGATTTTTTTGCTGAACAATTCAAGGTGAATGATTCGAAAGAGGCGTTTAAATATTGGCAGGTCTTTGACCGGACAACTGGGGAGGAAGTGCCAAGAGGACAGTGGAATTATGAGAGGGAATCCGGTCATGTAGTCATTACCGGCATCGTCCCTTGGCATAAATACACGGTAAGCTTCATGGCCTATCGGATCTGGGAAGAGATCTCGATGTACAATCACACCACGAACCATTGGGACAAGGAGCATTTGATGCAAATTGATCCGATCTATTCGGAAACGCAGACCTATCTGCTGGATTGGATGGAGAATTGGTGCCGGCAGCATCCGGAAACAACGGTGGTTCGTTTTACCTCATTATTTTATAATTTCGCATGGATCTGGGGCAGCGACGAGCGTAATCGCCATCTATTCTCGGATTGGGGATCATATGATTTTACGGTAAGTTCAAGAGCACTTGATTTGTTTGCCAAAAAATTTGGATATTCACTCTCTGCTGAGGATTTTGTGAATGGCGGCAAATATCGCGTAAGCCATATCCCGGCGCAGCAGCGCAAGCTGGACTGGATGGCATTTATCAATGATTTTGTGATCGAATTCGGGAAAAAATTAATTGATATCGTGCATAACCACGGCAAGCTCGCGTATGTCTTCTATGATGACAGCTGGGTTGGCATGGAGCCTTACAACGACCGCTTTCAGGAGTTTGGATTCGACGGGATGATTAAATGTGTATTTTCCGGTTATGAGGCAAGAATGTGTTCAGGTGTCAACGTGGATACTCATGAGATTCGTCTGCATCCCTACTTGTTTCCGGTTGGTTTAGGCGGACTTCCGACCTTTAAGGAGGGCGGAGATCCCACGCTGGATGCCAAAAAGTATTGGATCAATATCAGGCGCGCTTTGCTCAGAGAGCCGATTGACCGGATTGGATTGGGTGGATATCTGCATCTGGTTGAGCCTTACCCGCACTTTTGTGAATACATCGAGAAGATTGCGGACGAGTTCAGGGAAATAAAAGAGCTTCATCATGAAGGCAAGCCCTATCAGATTAAGACCAAGGTAGCGGTTCTGCATAGCTGGGGCAAACTAAGATCGTGGACGTTATCCGGCCACTTCCATGAAACGTATATGCATGACTTGATTCATGTAAATGAAGCCTTGTCAGGCTTACCGATTGAAGTGCAATTCATTGATTTTGAAGATATCCGTCAGGGCGTGCTGCAACATATAGACGTCGTGATTAATGCCGGCTCTGCCGGTTCAGCCTGGAGCGGCGGAGAACATTGGAATGACCACCAATGTGTGGACCTACTGACCCAATGGGTGTACGAGGGCGGTACCTTTATTGGCATCAACCAGCCATCGGCGGTAGAAGGGTACGACAGCTTTTTCAGAATGGCACATGTTCTTGGGGTGAATGAGGATACTGGCGCCAGGGTGGTTCATGGAAAATGGACATATGAGACTCGCGATGAGCATGGTTTGTTGCCGGAAGGGGCAAAAATAACGCCGAAGAATAATATATATCTTACCGATGGAACAGCGGCTGTGGTAGATGAAACGGATGGTATGATTACATTGTCTGCACATGACTTTGGTAAAGGAAAAGGAATCTACCTGCCTTCATTCGAATTCAGTTGGGAGAACACAAGGTTGCTGCTGAATCTGATTCGCTTTGCAGGTCATGAATTCCATGATTCGAAGTACATTACGGATAACTTATTTACAGAGTGTACTTATTATCCGGAGAGTAAAATATTGGTCGTCATTAACAATAGTGATCAGGTTCAAACCACGACAATTGATACGGACTACGGAAAACAAACGCTCGAACTGGCTCCGTATGATACGGTCATCACCAAGATTGGTGTAACCAAATCGATGTCCTCATAG